A genomic segment from Syngnathus scovelli strain Florida chromosome 3, RoL_Ssco_1.2, whole genome shotgun sequence encodes:
- the rasl10a gene encoding ras-like protein family member 10A, with product MVETLSIAVIGAPGVGKTSIIRQFIYNDFSEVYTPTRSRYVYRPSVILNGSMYELKVLDVPPISSFPSSSSQEWLDLRCRGVRNANAYILVYDICCVESFEYVKMIRQQIVEHREGSSSEVPILVVGNKRDLQRQRFMPRRAVSVLVKKTWKCGYVECSAKFNWHVVLLFKELLGIAVARGLRQNHTSIRLQGALQRNRCTIM from the exons ATGGTGGAGACGCTGAGTATCGCCGTCATCGGTGCTCCCGGAGTGGGCAAAACTTCAATCATTCGCCAGTTCATCTACAACGACTTCTCCGAGGTGTACACGCCGACCCGTTCTAGATATGTGTACCGACCCTCCGTCATTCTCAACGGGAGCATGTACGAACTGAAGGTCCTGGATGTCCCTCCGATCTCCTCCTTTCCATCCAGCTCCAGTCAG GAATGGCTGGATTTACGTTGCAGAGGCGTTCGCAACGCCAACGCCTACATCTTGGTGTACGACATCTGCTGCGTGGAGAGTTTTGAATATGTAAAGATGATCAGGCAGCAGATAGTCGAACACAG GGAAGGCAGCAGCAGCGAGGTGCCCATTCTGGTGGTGGGCAACAAAAGAGACCTGCAGCGTCAGCGCTTCATGCCTCGCAGAGCGGTGTCGGTTCTGGTTAAGAAGACGTGGAAGTGCGGCTATGTGGAATGCTCGGCCAAGTTCAACTGGCACGTGGTACTGCTCTTCAAAGAGCTGCTGGGCATCGCCGTGGCACGGGGCCTGCGCCAGAACCACACCTCCATCCGCCTGCAAGGGGCACTGCAGAGGAACCGCTGCACCATCATGTGA